In a genomic window of Helianthus annuus cultivar XRQ/B chromosome 10, HanXRQr2.0-SUNRISE, whole genome shotgun sequence:
- the LOC110880584 gene encoding uncharacterized mitochondrial protein AtMg00810-like has product MYLLVNVDDLLLTGNQDHMLKSFIKCLHNTFAIKDLGKLSYFLGLEVTYTNNGLFLNQSKYAGEILEWAKMVDAKPVHTPLPSNVSFSSTGDPYDDPTHYRSIVGVLQYLTITRPDISYAINQVSQFLNALTTSHFLEVKRILRYIKGTIAYGLHFSKPTTTSIIGFSDADWARCLETRRSTYGYSIFLGDKLVSWSAKKQPTVSRSSCESEYRAMANTAAEIIWITHLLQELHALPSTRPTLLCDNQSALFLTQNPVSHKRVKHLELDYHFIRELVSSGRLYTKFIPSKLQVTDIFTKSLPRPQFEALRKMLRLGPPPSRLRGILTYHSLNYLIISR; this is encoded by the coding sequence ATGTACTTGTTGGTAAATGTGGATGATTTACTATTAACAGGGAATCAAGATCACATGCTCAAGTCTTTCATCAAGTGCCTTCATAATACGTTTGCAATTAAAGACTTGGGGAAGCTTAGTTATTTTCTTGGGCTGGAAGTTACCTACACCAACAATGGCCTGTTTTTAAATCAATCTAAATATGCTGGTGAAATATTGGAATGGGCTAAAATGGTGGATGCTAAACCCGTTCATACCCCTCTACCTTCAAATGTCTCATTTTCCTCTACGGGGGATCCTTATGATGACCCTACACATTATCGGTCGATTGTAGGGGTTTTACAATACTTAACTATCACTCGCCCCGACATATCCTATGCTATAAACCAGGTTAGCCAATTTCTCAATGCTCTAACCACATCTCACTTTCTAGAAGTTAAGCGGATATTACGGTATATTAAAGGCACAATTGCATATGGACTTCATTTTTCTAAACCCACAACCACATCAATTATTGGTTTCTCTGATGCTGATTGGGCACGGTGTCTTGAGACTCGCCGCTCAACCTATGGGTATTCTATATTCTTAGGAGATAAACTTGTATCCTGGAGTGCGAAGAAGCAACCCACGGTCTCGCGCTCGAGTTGTGAATCTGAATATAGAGCTATGGCTAACACTGCGGCTGAAATTATTTGGATTACTCATCTACTCCAAGAACTTCATGCGCTGCCTTCAACGAGACCTACTCTCTTATGTGATAACCAAAGCGCTTTGTTTCTAACTCAGAATCCGGTCTCCCACAAACGTGTCAAACATCTTGAACTAGACTATCACTTTATCCGTGAGTTAGTATCTTCGGGGAGGCTCTACACTAAATTTATCCCATCCAAGCTCCAGGTGACTGACATATTCACTAAAAGTCTTCCTCGGCCTCAATTTGAAGCTCTTCGGAAGATGCTCCGTCTTGGTCCCCCACCGTCTCGCTTGCGGGGGATATTAACATACCACTCACTTAATTACCTTATTATCTCTAGATAA